In Halalkalicoccus tibetensis, the genomic window GGCAGTAATCGCCCGGTTTGTCGAGCTCCGAGTGGCACTCGCGACACCGCATCGCTTTCCCTACCCCGCCGCGGAATAAAACCCGACCGCTTCCGACAGCCATTCGGCATGGGACGTCGAGGGGGTGGTATGGAACCGGAGCTCCCCCCGATCGGCCTCGGGACGATGGGCATCGAGGACCCCGACACGGTCGCGCGGGCGATCGAGCTGGGCTATCGCCACCTCGACACCGCACAGATCTACGAGAACGAGGACGTGGTCGGCGAGGGGATCTCCCGCGCGGACGTGCCCCGCGAGGAGCTCACGGTGGCGACGAAGGTCTGGGCCGACAGCCTCGCGCCCGCGGACGTCCACCGGAGTACGGAGGAGAGCCTCGGCGAACTGGGCCTCGACTCCGTAGAGCTGCTCTACGTCCACCGCCCGATCGAGGCCTACGACCCCGAGGAAACGCTGCCTGCGTTCGATTCGCTTCGTGAGGACGGGCTGATCGAGCACGTCGGCCTGAGCAACTTCACTACTACCCAGCTCGAGAAGGCTCGTGGGATCCTCGAGGCGCCGATCGCCGCTCACCAGGTCGAGTACCACCCGTTCTACTGGGAGGAGGAGCTCCTCGATTTCGCCCGCGAGGACGGCCACGCGCTCGTCGCGTACTCGCCGCTCGCTCAGGGAGAGGTGTTCGACGACCCGGTCTTAGAGGAGATCGCCGCGGAGCACGGGGCCAGCGAGGCGCAGGTCGCCCTCGCGTGGCTCGCGGGGACGGAGGGCGTCGTCCCGATCCCGAAGGCGAGCAGCGAGGAGCACTTGAAGGCGAACCTCGCGGCCGCGGAGATCGAGCTCACCGAGGAGGAACGCGGGCGGATCGACGGGATCGAGGACGCGGAGAAGCTGTTCGAGTAATAAAGCTTCAAACGGGCGCCGGGGGTAGTTCGGGAGAGTGGACGACGACGTGCGAGAGGGCGGGCTCCGGGCGCGGGTGTGGTCGGTCTGGCGGCGCGTCTTCGGCCTGTCGTGGCCGGTGATGGCCGAGCAGACGCTGCGGACGCTGATGCGGACGACCGACATCGTCGTCGCCGGCTTCTTCTCGCCGGCGGCGGTGGCCGCGGTCGGCCTGGCGGACGTCTACGCCCGCCTGCCGCTGTGGCTCGGGCTGGGCGTCGGCGACGGCGCGATCGCGCTGTCGAGCCAGGACACCGGCAGCGGCGCCGACGCCAACCGGGATCAGGCGGTCACCTGGGCGATCACGATCGGGATCGTCGTCGGCCTGCCGTTCGTGCTGTTCGGCCTGCTCTTTAGTTATACGGCGATCGAGGTGCTCGGCGCCGAAAGCGAGGTCGTGCGGATCGGCGGGCTGTATCTCGCGGTCGTGCTGATCAGCGCGCCGGCCTACCACCTCACGCTGATCGGCGCGCGCTCGATCCAGGGGACCGGCGACACCCGCACCCCGATGTACGTCAACGGGGCCGCGAACGTCCTGAACATCGTCGGGACGGTGAGCCTGGCGTTCGGGCTGGGCCCGCTGCCCGAGCTCTCGGTGATCGGGATCGCGGTCGCGACCGCCGTCTCCGACACGCTGGCGGCGCTGGCGCTCGTGGCGGTCATCGCGCGCCCGAAGGGCGAGCTCTCGCTGGTGCGCCCGGCCGACCTCACGATCGCGAAACAGCTCATCGTCATCAGCGCCCCGCGGGTCGCCGAGGGCCTCACCGAGGTCGTCGCGGAGTTCCCGTTCAACGCGATCCTGCTGGCGTTCGGCACCGAGGTCAACGCCGCCTACCACATCGGTCGACGGATGGAACAGCAGATCGCCTCGCCGCTCGCACGGGGGTATGCCACCGCCGCGAACATCATCGCCGGCCAGTCGCTCGGCCGTGGCGAGCCCCGCAAGGCCTACTTCGACGGCTGGGCGGCCGCGGGCCTCGCGACGCTGACCGTCGGCGGGCTCGGGCTCGCCCTCGTGGCCGGCGCCGAGTGGTTCGTCCTCGTCTTCACGCGCGACCCGGCCACCATCGAGTACGCCGTCGGCTTCGCGCGGGCCTACGGGATCGCGGCGGTCTTCATCGCGCTGTACGTCGTGATCGCCGGCTCGCTGCGGGGCGGCAGCGAGACCGTCTCGCCGTTCCTCGCGAAGCTCTCGGGGATGGTGGTCTTCATGCTGGGGATCTCCTACGTTTTCGGCATCCGCCTGGAGTACGGCGTCGTCGCGGCCTACGTCGCGCTCGTCGCCGACTACGCCTGGCGAAACCTCGTCGTCGGCGCGGTCTACTACCGGCGCAACTGGCTCGACCGGGGCACCCGGATGATGTCCGATCGGGGCAGCATCGGGGGCGACGAGGACTAGTTCAGCGCCCAGATCGAGTAGTTGAGGACGGCCGCGAAGCTGACCCACGCGAGATACGGCACCAACAGCGCCGCGGCACGCCGGTCGACCCGCGCGAAGGCGGCGATGGTCGCGACGATCAGGACCCAGAGGACGACGATGACCCCGAGCGCGAGCAGCAGCTCCTGTGCCGCAAAGAACGTCGGCGACCACGCGACGTTGACGACCATCTGGACGGCGAAGACGCCCAGCGCGAGCTTCACCGCGCGGTTCTCCGTCCCTTGACGGTAGACGAGGTAGGCGGCGATCCCCATGAGGGTGAACAGCAGCGTCCAGACGATCCCGAACGTCGCGCCCGGCGGGTAGAACCACGGCTTCTCGAGCGCCTGGAACCACGCGCTGTCGGGGGTGGTGAACGGGACGCCCAGCGCCCCGATCAGGTTGATCAGGACGGCCGCGGCGATCGCGCCGAGGACCTCGCGGCGGCTGATCCGAACGCCGGCGACCGAGAACTCCGTCATACTCGTCGTAGGATCGCCACGGGGATGAAGCTACCCCGTTTCAGCCCAGTTCGCGGGGGTCGCACTTCAGGTACTCGCGGAGCAGGACGGTCGCGTACGAGCCGCTGGGAAGCGCGAAGTCGAAGGTGAGGGGGTCGCGCTCGACCGAGAGGTCGGTCGTCAGCAGGATCGCCCTGCGGGTGCCCGTCGAGCCGAACTCGCCGGGCAGCTCGAAGTCGGTGGGGGAGATCCCGGCCGCCGAGAGGACGTCGCGTTCGATCTCGCCCGGCTCGCCCTGCCCGAGCTCCGTCCCGGTGCCCACGAGCGGCGCGGTGACGAACGCCCGCCCCCGTTCGACGTGGCGGTTGATCGTCTCGACGCGCTCCTCGGTGACGCGCTGGGTCCTGTCGGTGTCGGGACGGGCGAGCCCCTCGGAAGCCTCCGAATCGGCGAAACAGACCACGTCGCCGGCGACCGCGCGGTCGAACGGCAGGCCGCGCTCGAGGCGCTCGCTCAGGATCCGGTTGAACAAGTACGATTGGGCGGCGTTGACGAACAGCCGCTGGAGGTTCGTCGGGACGGTCTCCAGAGCCTCCCGGAAGTCCTCCTCGCTTCCCGCGCTGCCCTCGACCAACCGGTGGAGCATCGAGCGCTCGAAGCCGAGTTTCCGAGGGAAGCGTTCGAGCGCGCCCGCCCAGTCCTCCGTCTCGCCGACGTAACCCCTGGCCGCCTGCGTGTCCTCGGGCTCGGCCTCGCGGGGATTGGCGAGATACTCCATGACCGCCCCGCGCCAGTCGCCGCGGGCGATCGCCAGCCCGACCTCGTGGGTGACCGGCCGCCTGCTCCCGAAGCGCTGCTGGCCGAAGTAGTTGGGAACTCCCGCCCGACCCCCGCCGAACGCCCGGAGCTCCTCGGTGATCGCGTCGACCCCCTCGGGATCGGCCTCCCTGACACGGATCTCGAAGGCATTGCCCGCCAGGTCGCCGAACTCGATCGCGCGGCCGGCTCGGCCGAGCACCTCGATATCGACGTCTCGGATCTCGGGAAGCTCGTCGGGGTCACCCTTCGCGACGCTGAACAGCTGGGTCGTCACGGCCCGCTTGTCCTTCGTCCCAGCCCACGAGACGCGCTCGCGGCTGATCCCCATCGCGTCCGAGAGCCGCCTCGCGAAGTCGTTTGTGTCCCAGCCCCGGAGGGTGGCCCGGAGCACCAGATGGGGGTAGGCGTCGGGGTCGGCGTCGAGCGGCTGGGCCTCGAACGCCTCGATCTCGCTGACCCGGAAGTCCGCGTCCCGATCGCGGATCCGCCCGCCGATCCCGTCGGCAGCGCTGACGTAGTAGGCCATGCCGACCTCGCGCTCGACGGGGTGGGCGGACCTGAGACGGTCGTCCATACCCGTCCTCGTCCCGGCCGCCGGATAACCCCCTCGAAGCGGGCGGTCGCGATCGGGGAAACGGTATATGGGGGCGGCCGGCGCATGGGAGGTATGCACGTGGCGATCGTCGGCGGCGGGGTGGTCGGGACCGCGCTGGCGGCCGAGCTCGCCGGGCGCGCGGAGGTGACGCTGCTCGAACGCGGGTCGCTCGGCGGGGGGACCACCGCGGCCTCGATGGCGATGGTCCACCGCCAGCAGCCCGCCCCCTCGGGGTACGACCAGCACCTGCGCGATCTGGCGTGGGAGCGCTACGAGCCCCACCTCCCCGACCTCACCCACACGAAGGTCGGCTCGCTCTACGTCGCCGAAAGCGAGGCGTTCGCCGAGCAGCTCGGCGAGGCCGCACCCGCCCTGTGCGAGTTGGGCGTCGAGACCGAATACGTCGGCCCCGGGGAACTGTCGGAGTTCGGGGTCGAGGAGGGACTCGGCGCGCTGTACACGCCCGATGAAGGCTACTTCGAGCCCGACGAACTCGTCGAGCACTTCTCGACCCGCGCCCGCGAGCGCGGCGCGCGGATCGAGACGGGCGTCGAAGTGGTGGGGATCGATCCCGGCGAGAGGGTCGGGATCGACACCACCGAGGGGAAGCTCGCGGCCGACGCGGTCGTCAACGCCGCCGGCCCGTGGGCACCCGAGATCGACCGGCTGGTCGGCCTCGAGTTCCCGCTTCGTCACACCCGCGGGCCGATCCTTTCCTTTTCGTGTCCGAGAAATCCCGAGCCGTTCACGCTGTTCGAGCGCGGGCTCTACTGTCGGAGCCACCCCGAAGGACTTCACGTCGGCCGGTTCGCCACCGACTTCGAGGCGGGCGAACGGCTCGATCCCGACGAGGCCCTGCCGGTCCCCGATTCGTTCCGCGAGGAGGTCGGGGAGCTCGCCGGGACGGTGCCGGCGATCGCCGGGGCGAAGGGGATCGACGAGTGGGTCGGGATCCGGACCGTCACCCCCGACGGCCGGCCGCTGGTCGGTGCGACGGGAGTCGAGGGCTATCACGTCGCGACGGGCATGAGCGGGCTGGGCGTGACGCTCGCGCCCGCGGTTTCGGACCTGCTGGCGGACCGGTTGCTCGGGAACGACAGAGAACTCCTGGAGCCGCTCTCGCCCGCCCGGTTCGGGTAGCCACGGAGGTTTATACGCGATGACGGGGCCAAGGGGCGCGTGGCCCGCAGAACCCTCGTCGCCGACCGGCTCGAAAACGGCGCCTACGCCGTCTCGGAGCACCGCGATCCCTCCGACCGGGAGCCCGAGCCGGTCGCCAGCGCCCTCTCGCGGCGCGCGGTCTTCGAGTCCGTCGACTTCCGGACCCACGAGGCGGTCGTCGTCCGCGAGGACCGGGAGACGACCTACTTCGTCCTCCCGTTCTCGATCCCGACGGCCGACTCCCTGACCTCATCAGGAGGGGCCTGCATCGGTCTCAGGCCGGAGGCGGGGCTGAGCGAGCCCTATCTCCGCGGGTGGACCCACGCGATGAAGGGCTCGCTCGGCGACGCGATCGAGGCGGGGCTGCTCGACGAGCGGGCCGCGCGGATCTATCTCGAGAGCCGGGTTCGGGGGTTCGACGATACAACGGAACTGATCGTCCCATAGCGTGGCTTTTACCCGCGGAGCCGGTAGGGGAGGCAGTGACAGCGACCGAGGAGACCGTCGCGCTCTCGGAGCCGAGCGTCGAGGAGGCCTACGGCCGGCTGGCGGGGGCGATCGACCGGGGCGCGCTGGCGACGCTGTTCGGCGAGTGTACCGTCGAGTACGACGGCCGCGCGGCGAGCAGTCTGGGGCCGGGACGGCGCCACGTCATGTGCAAACCCGACGGAACGGTGCTGGTCCACACCGACGAGGGCCAGAAGCCAGTCAACTGGCAGCCGCCGGGCAGCGAGCAGGAGGCGCGGCTCGAGAACGGGGCCCTCGAACTCCACAGCCGGCGCGAGAACCCCGACGAGGAGCTCGTGGTGCGGTTCACCGACATCGCTCATCTGGCGGTCTTCGAAACGGGAGACGACGGCGCGAACCTCTCGGTGGCGGGCACCGAGGAGGACATGAAACGCCGGATCCTCGAGGAACCGGAGCTGATCGAACCGGGCTTTCGGCCGCTCGCGACCGAGCGGAGCACCCCGGCTGGCGCGGTCGACGTCTATGGGGAGGACCGGGAGGGACGGGTCGTGATCCTCGAGCTGAAACGCCGGCGGGTCGGCCCCGACGCCGTGGGCCAGCTGAACCGCTACGTCGAGGCGCTCGAACGGGACCTCCACGCGGGCGTCGAGGTCAGGGGGATCCTGGTCGCGCCCTCGGTGACGGACCGGGCCCGCCGGCTGCTCGCGACGAACGGACGGGAGTTCGTCTCGCTCTCCCCTTAATCCTCGTTGACCTCGCGCTTCAGCCGATCCAGCGTCGTCAGCGCCTCGATCGGCGTCATGTTCGCGACGTCGAGCTCGCGCAGCTCCTCGATGAGGGGATCGGACATCGGTTTCGAAGGGGCCGGGGGCGACCCCGCACGGTCGTCGTCGACGGTGCGGCCGCCGTCGGTCGCGTTCTCCGGAGCGCCCTCCGCGACGAGCGCCCGCGAGCGCTCGACGACGCTGTCGGGCACGCCCGCGGCGCGGGCGACCTCGATCCCGTAGGACGCCGTGGCGGCCCCCCGCGAGACGTCGTGGCGGAAGGTGACGCCGTCGTCGGTCTGCGTGGCCGCGAAGTGGAGGTTGAACGCGCCCGGGAGTTCGTCCGCAAGGTGGGTAAGCTCGTGGTGATGGGTCGCGAAGAGCGTCAGCGCGCCGACCTCGCTATGGACGTACTCGGTGATCGCCCGCGCGATCGCCAGCCCGTCGGCGGTGCTCGTTCCCCGTCCCACCTCGTCGAGCAGGACCAGCGATCGCTCGGTGGCACCCCTGAGGATGGTCGCGAGCTCGCTCATCTCGACCATGAAGGTCGACCGGCCGCCCGCGATGTCGTCGCTCGCGCCCACGCGGGTGAACACCCGGTCGACGATCCCGATCCGGGCCCGGCTCGCGGGCACGAAGCTCCCGATCTGGGCGAGGATCGCGATCAGCGCGACCTGGCGCATGTAGGTCGACTTCCCGCTCATGTTCGGGCCCGTCAGCACCGCGAGGCGGTCGTCGGGCGCCAGTTCGATCCCGTTGGGGACGAACGACTCCTGGGCGCGCTCGACGACCGGGTGTCGGCCGCCCTCGATGTCGATTCCCGGTTCCTCGGCGATCTCGGGACGGACGTAGCCGTACTTCGCGGCGACCTCCGCGAGCGAGACGAGGACGTCGAGGGTCGCGAGCGTCTCGGCGACCGCCTGCACCCGCTCGGACTCGTCCGCGACCTCCTGGCGTACCTCGACGAATAGTTCGTACTCGAGGTCGTCGGCGCGCTCCTCGGCGGCCATGATCTCGTCCTCTCGCTGCTTGAGTTCGGGCGTGTAGAAGCGCTCGGAGTTCTTCAGCGTCTGTCTGCGGGTGTAGTCCTCGGGTACCCGATCGAGGTTCGGGTTCGTGACCTCGATGTAGTAGCCATGCACCTGGTTGAACCCGACCTTCAGCGAGTCGACCCCGGTTCGCTCGCGTTCGCGGGCCTCGAGCGAATCGATCCACTCCTTGCCCTCGCGCTCGGTCTCGCGCAGCTCGTCGAGGTCCGCGTCGTAGCCCGGCGCGATCACGTCGCCCTCGGTGATCTCGATCGGCGGGCTCTCGCCGATCGCCCGGTCGATCAGCTCCCGTACTTCCTCGAGCTCGTCGAGATCCCCCCGCAGCTCACGGAGGGTGTCGCTCTCGACGCCCTCCATCGCCGCGCGGATCTCCGGGACCCGGTCGAGGGTGTCCTTCAGCGCGCGCAGGTCCCGGGCGTTCGCCCGACCCCGCGAGACCCGCGCGATCAGGCGCTCGATGTCGTAGACGTCGGAAAGGAGGGCGTGAACCTCCTCGCGGGCTCCCACGAGCGTCGTCCACTCCTCGACGGCATCGAGGCGAGCCTCGATCCGACCCGGGTCGAGCAGGGGCCGGCGCAGCCAGTCAGTGAGCTTTCGCCGGCCGAGCGCGCAGGCGGTCTCGTCGAGCACGCCCAGGAGGGTGTGTTCGCTATCGCCGCCGACCGCCCGGGGCTCGAACAGCTCCAAACTACGGAGCGCGACCCGATCCAGCAGCATGTACTCGCGGGGCTCGTAGCGGGTGAGGTGGTTGAGGTAATCGAGATGGCCGTCCTGCCCGCCACGGGCGTACTCGGCATACGAGAGCAGCGCGCCGCAGGCGCCGATCTCGGCGTCGCTCGCCAGGCGTTTTTCAGGAACGCCGAAGTACGAATCGAGCAGCGCGCGGGCCTCTCCGAGGTCGAACGCCGAGGGGTCGTACGGCGTGACCATACAGTCGCCGTCGAACCCGTCGAACCCCTCCAACTCGGGGCCGACGATCGCCTCCGCGGGGGCGAAGCGGCTGATCTCGTCGCGGATCGTCTCCTCTGAGTCCGAGCCCGTGGCGACGAAGTCGCCAGTCGAAACGTCGAGGAAGGCCAGCCCGTACTCGTCCCCGCCCCCGCTTCCGTGGGCGAGCGCCGCGACGTAGTTGTTGTCCTCGCTTCTGAGCAGTTCGTCCTCGGTCAGCGTGCCCGGCGTGACGATCCTCGTCACCGCGCGATCGACCACGCCGCTCGCCTCCTCGGGGTCCTGGACCTGGTCGGCGACCGCCACGCGGAACCCGGCGTCGAGCAGCGTCTCGATGTAGGATTCGGCGCTGTCGATCGGGATCCCCGCCATCGGATATTTTCCAGTACTGTCCTCGCGTTTGGTCAGCGTGATCTCCAACAGTCGGGCCGAGAGCTCGGCGGCCTCGCAGAACGTCTCGTAGAAGTCGCCCACCTGAAAGAGCACCAGCGACCCGTCGTACTGCGCACAGAGGTCGCAGTACTGGCGCATCATCGGCGTCAGCTCCTCGTGGCGCGCTCGCATCTTCTCGGGTGCGCCGAGCGCCGCGTCCATGGGAGAGGGGTGGTCCCGCGCGTGGAAATACCCCTCGGAACCACGAGCCGGCGATCGATAGGGGCTAAAACGATCGGGGCCTGAGACGATGACGATGCGTTCCACGCCGATCCCGAGCGGCAGGTCCCTATCCTGGTCCGTCGCCGTGGTCGTACTGACCACCCTGATCGCCATCGAACCCGCTTTCGCCCGTTCGGCCACCGATCTGTTCGTCGAAACGGGTGGGCCGCTGAGATACGCGCTGGTCTTCCTGTTCGCCGCGATCCCGTGGTTCGAGATCTTCCTCGTGATCCCGGTCGGGATCGGCCTCGGGATGAACGCCGTCGCCGTCGCCGCCCTCGCCTTCCTCGGGAACGCGCTGTCGGTCTACGCGGTCCTCGTCTTCCACGACCGGACGCGGTCCTGGTTGGCGAGACGCCGGCGACGGGAGGCGACGCCGGGGATCCGCTCGCGGGGCCGGGCACGGGACGTCTGGGACCGCTACGGGCTGGCCGGGCTGGCGCTGTCCGCGCCGCTGATCACCGGGGTCCATCTCGCCGCGCTCATCGCGCTCACGGCCGGCTCCGGAAAGCGGGCCGTCGGGACGTGGCTGACCGCGAGCATCGCCCTCTGGACGGTAGTCCTGACCGCTGCCTCCTACTACGGCTTCGGGTTCCTCGCGGGGCTCTGAGTCACGTCCCCTCGACGAGCCGTTCGAGCTGTTCGGGCGGCACCGCCCCTCGGGCGGCGTACCCCTCGTACGCGAACGTCGGCACGCCCGTCACGCCCCGCTCGCGCGCCTCGGCGAAGCGCCCGTCGAGGCGTTCGCGAAGGTCCTCGTCGTCGATCGCGTCGAGCACCGCCTCCGGATCGAGCCCGACCTCCTCGGCGAGCTCCGAAAGGACGTCCCGGTCCCCGATGTCCCGCCCCTCCTTCCAGAGCGCCGCGTAGATCGCCCCGTCGAACGCCTCCCACCGGTCGGGATGGGCCTCCTTGACGTACAGCGAGGCGGCCTGTGCGGGAAGCGAGTCGACCTCCGTCGCGATCTCCTGGGCCATCTCGACGCCGTACTCCTCCTGTAGGCGCCGGACGTTCTCGCGTGCCTGTTCGAAGTACTCCTCGTCCTTGCCGTCGGGTACCGAGTGGTCGATCTCGCCGTCCGGCCCCCGCTTGTCGCTTCGGAGGTCGAAGGGCTGCCAGTCGATCTCTACCCTGTTCTCGCGGCTCTCCCGATACTGTTCGAGGGACTGGCGGCCGAGATAGCAGAACGGACAGACGTAGTCGGCGTAGACCGTGAGCCGCTCCTCCCGGGAAGTGGTTTCGCTCATGGTTCCAGTTGGGGAGCGAGCCGGTAAAGCGGGCGGGTCGCGGCGAGCCGGATCAGAACAGCGAGAGGTGGCCCGTCACCCGATCCACCCGGTCGTCGGCGGCGGGCCCGACCGCCAGCGCCGTTACGGTCCCCGACTCCAGTTGGGTATGACCCGCGTCGCGGATCACCGCGTGGGGGACGCCCTCGCGCTCGGCGCGATCCGCGAGCTCGAAGATCTCCCTCTCGCCGGAGGCCTTCAGGACGACCTTCTTCTGGCCGCCGCCCTGCCAGTCCTTTCGTGCCCCCGGATCGGTGTCCTGGTAGGCCGACAGCGAGGCGTGGGCGACCTGCGCGGCGAGTTTCCCCTGTCCCATGCCGATGTCCGTCCGGGCGACGATCGCCTGTTTCATACCCTCACTCGGTGGCGCGGGGGTTATAGCGGTGGCTACTCGCTCCCCAAGAGAAGATTTACACCCTATCGCCCGATCCGTTGGGGTATGATCCTCTCGGACGCCGATATCCTCCGCCGACTGGAGGAGGGCGACCTCGTGGTCGAACCCCTCGACGACCCCGACCTGCAGATCCAGCCCGCGAGCGTCGACCTCAGGCTCGGCCACGAGTTCCTCGAGTTCCAGCGCGCGAACATCCCCTGCATCCATCCCGGCAGCGAGCAGGAGGTCTCGGAGTACGTCTCCGAGACCGTGATCGACGAGGGCGAGGAGTTCGTCCTCCATCCCGGCGACTTCGTGCTCGGCACCACGAAGGAGCGCGTCGAGATCCCGCCCGACCTGCTCGCGAACGTCGAGGGGCGCTCCTCGCTCGGCCGGCTCGCGATCGTGGTCCACGCGACTGCGGGGCTGTGCGATCCCGGGTATCGCGGCCAGATCACGCTGGAGCTCTCGAACCTGGGGACCGCGCCCGTCGCGCTCACCCCCGGCATGCGGATCAGTCAGCTGGTCTTCACCGAGATGAAGAACGCCGCCGAACGGCCCTACGGGAGCGATCGGGGCTCGAAGTACCAGGACCAACGCGGACCCCAGGCCTCGCGGATCCAGGGCGATCACGAGTTCGGAGGTGATCAGCGGGCGTCCGAGCGCCGCGAGGACGCGCGAGTCTCGCCGAGGAACTCGGAGGAGTTCGGGGGTGAGGGGCGATGAAGTTCGTCGAGGAGGTCGTCGTCGAGGAGTTCCTACCCACGTTCCGGTCGATGCTCGCCGAGGACCTCCGCGATCGGGGACTGACCCAGAGCGAGGTCGCGGAGCTGCTGGGGATCAGCCAGAGCGCCGTCTCGAAGTACGCCCACGGCGAGGTCGCCCGGCGCGAGGCGTTCCTTGAGGACGAGCGCGTCGTGGAGCTGATCGAGCACGTCGGGGAAGGCCTGTCGACCGGCGACATGAGCCGGGTCCAGGCGCTCGTCGAGGCGGAGGTGCTGATCCGCCGCCTCGAGACCCGCGGGGACCTCCTCGCGACGCTCCACGAGGAGGCGATGCCCGAGCTCGCCGAGTACGACGGCGAGTTCCGGATCCACGACCCCGAGAGCGACCTCCGGACCACCGAACGGGTGCTCTCGTCGGTCCGCCGGGGGCTTCGGGGCCTCGAGAACGCGAGCGGCTTCGCGGGCCTGATCCCCAACGTCGGCTCGAACCTCGTCGAGGCGACCCCCGAGGCCGTGACGATCGACGACGTCGCGGGCGTGCCGGGGCGGATCTTCGACGTGAAGGGCCGCGCGACCATCCCCGGCGACCCCGAGTTCGGGGTCAGCGAGCACGTCGCGAGCGTCCTGCTCGCCGCCCGCGAACACGGCAGCGACGCGAACGCGGCGCTGAACGTCCGCTACGAGCCCTCGCTGTCGGCGCTGCTCTCGGAGGCGGGCCACACCGTCGTCGAGTTCGACGGCGAGGACGACCTCGAGGAGGCGATCACGGAGGCGCTCGGTTCGGAGCCCGAGGCGACGGTGCTCGCCCAGACCGGCGGGTTCGGGATCGAACCCGTGATCTACGTCCTCGGCGAGGACGCCCCCGCGGTGGTCGAGTCGATCAAACCCCTCCTGCGATGAGTGCCGCCGACTTCTACACCCGGTGGGCGGAGCTCTACGACCACGTCTCCCGATCGATCCCCGGGATCGCCGGACTGCGGAAACGGACCGCGGAGGCGCTGGAGCTCGAGCTGGGAGACACGGTAGTGGAGATGGGCTGTGGGACCGGCGCGAACCTCGCCTACCTCAGGAAGGAAGTCGGCCCCGAAGGGACGGTGATCGGCGTGGACTTCTCGGCGGGCGTGCTCGACCGGGCACGCGAGCACGTCGAACGGGAGGGGTGGGAGAACGTCCACCTCGTACGCGGGGACGCGATTCAGCCCCCTCTACGGGAAGCGGACGCGGTCGTCGCCACGTTTGTCGTCGGGATGTTCCCCGATCCCGAGGCGGTGGTCGAGAGCTGGTGTGAGTTCGTCGGGCCCGGCGGGCGGGTCGCCCTGCTCAACGCCGCCCGGAGCCGACGGGCCTACGGTCCGCTGGTGAACCTCCCCTTCCGGGCGTTCGTCTACGCCTCGACGCCCCACAAGCGCCGGTTCGACGATCCCACCGGGGTACTCGACGAACGGGTCGCGGCCGGACACGGCGCGCTCGAACGCCGGTGTGAGCGCACGGTGCACGACGACGGCGCGCTGGGGTTAGTCCGATTGACCGCCGGCCGCGTCGTCTAAGTCCTCGAACGCCGCGATGCGCTCGCGAAAGCGATCGGGGATCGGGTGGGGCTTCTCCGTCTCGGGGTCGAGGAAGACCTGGACCGACTCGGCGGTCGCCGCCCGCTCGCCGTCCGCGAAGATCTCGTACTCCATGGGGAGGCTCGAGCGACCAATCTCGGGGACGTCGATCTCGACGGTCACCGACTGCTCGAGGAGGATCGGGCGCTCGTAGGAGAGCTCGAGGGTCGCGAGCACCGTCGAGACCGAATCGAGGCCCGTCTCGAGGACCTCCTTGAAGTACTCGGTGCGCGCCTGCTCGACGTAGGTCGCGTAGACGGCGTTGTTCACGTGGCCCATCGCGTCGATGTCGCGGAACCTGACCTGGATGTCCGAGGAGAACTCGCCCATTGGATGAGTCGAAACGGACCGGCGAGATAACTCCCGCGATCCGATCCCCCCGAGTCGACTCGGTCTCAGACCTCGTAGGACTCGGCGTGCCTCGCACAGAACGGCGCAAACGCTAAACCGCGTTTGCTGGCGCTGTACTCGTCACGCCTCGTAGGACTCGGCGTGCCTCGCACAGAACTCGGGCTCGCGCAGCTGGGCCTCGATCAGCTCGGGCTGGCGATGCGCGTTGTAGAGC contains:
- the dcd gene encoding dCTP deaminase; translated protein: MILSDADILRRLEEGDLVVEPLDDPDLQIQPASVDLRLGHEFLEFQRANIPCIHPGSEQEVSEYVSETVIDEGEEFVLHPGDFVLGTTKERVEIPPDLLANVEGRSSLGRLAIVVHATAGLCDPGYRGQITLELSNLGTAPVALTPGMRISQLVFTEMKNAAERPYGSDRGSKYQDQRGPQASRIQGDHEFGGDQRASERREDARVSPRNSEEFGGEGR
- a CDS encoding small multi-drug export protein: MVVLTTLIAIEPAFARSATDLFVETGGPLRYALVFLFAAIPWFEIFLVIPVGIGLGMNAVAVAALAFLGNALSVYAVLVFHDRTRSWLARRRRREATPGIRSRGRARDVWDRYGLAGLALSAPLITGVHLAALIALTAGSGKRAVGTWLTASIALWTVVLTAASYYGFGFLAGL
- the nucS gene encoding endonuclease NucS, whose protein sequence is MTATEETVALSEPSVEEAYGRLAGAIDRGALATLFGECTVEYDGRAASSLGPGRRHVMCKPDGTVLVHTDEGQKPVNWQPPGSEQEARLENGALELHSRRENPDEELVVRFTDIAHLAVFETGDDGANLSVAGTEEDMKRRILEEPELIEPGFRPLATERSTPAGAVDVYGEDREGRVVILELKRRRVGPDAVGQLNRYVEALERDLHAGVEVRGILVAPSVTDRARRLLATNGREFVSLSP
- the mutS gene encoding DNA mismatch repair protein MutS, with the translated sequence MDAALGAPEKMRARHEELTPMMRQYCDLCAQYDGSLVLFQVGDFYETFCEAAELSARLLEITLTKREDSTGKYPMAGIPIDSAESYIETLLDAGFRVAVADQVQDPEEASGVVDRAVTRIVTPGTLTEDELLRSEDNNYVAALAHGSGGGDEYGLAFLDVSTGDFVATGSDSEETIRDEISRFAPAEAIVGPELEGFDGFDGDCMVTPYDPSAFDLGEARALLDSYFGVPEKRLASDAEIGACGALLSYAEYARGGQDGHLDYLNHLTRYEPREYMLLDRVALRSLELFEPRAVGGDSEHTLLGVLDETACALGRRKLTDWLRRPLLDPGRIEARLDAVEEWTTLVGAREEVHALLSDVYDIERLIARVSRGRANARDLRALKDTLDRVPEIRAAMEGVESDTLRELRGDLDELEEVRELIDRAIGESPPIEITEGDVIAPGYDADLDELRETEREGKEWIDSLEARERERTGVDSLKVGFNQVHGYYIEVTNPNLDRVPEDYTRRQTLKNSERFYTPELKQREDEIMAAEERADDLEYELFVEVRQEVADESERVQAVAETLATLDVLVSLAEVAAKYGYVRPEIAEEPGIDIEGGRHPVVERAQESFVPNGIELAPDDRLAVLTGPNMSGKSTYMRQVALIAILAQIGSFVPASRARIGIVDRVFTRVGASDDIAGGRSTFMVEMSELATILRGATERSLVLLDEVGRGTSTADGLAIARAITEYVHSEVGALTLFATHHHELTHLADELPGAFNLHFAATQTDDGVTFRHDVSRGAATASYGIEVARAAGVPDSVVERSRALVAEGAPENATDGGRTVDDDRAGSPPAPSKPMSDPLIEELRELDVANMTPIEALTTLDRLKREVNED
- the pth2 gene encoding peptidyl-tRNA hydrolase Pth2 produces the protein MKQAIVARTDIGMGQGKLAAQVAHASLSAYQDTDPGARKDWQGGGQKKVVLKASGEREIFELADRAEREGVPHAVIRDAGHTQLESGTVTALAVGPAADDRVDRVTGHLSLF
- a CDS encoding DsbA family oxidoreductase, yielding MSETTSREERLTVYADYVCPFCYLGRQSLEQYRESRENRVEIDWQPFDLRSDKRGPDGEIDHSVPDGKDEEYFEQARENVRRLQEEYGVEMAQEIATEVDSLPAQAASLYVKEAHPDRWEAFDGAIYAALWKEGRDIGDRDVLSELAEEVGLDPEAVLDAIDDEDLRERLDGRFAEARERGVTGVPTFAYEGYAARGAVPPEQLERLVEGT